A genomic window from Sphingomonas taxi includes:
- the leuD gene encoding 3-isopropylmalate dehydratase small subunit, with product MQPVTTVTGTAYPWGAKNIDTDIIIPAHWLKTITRSGLARGAFETVRAQPGNVFDDPRYAGAPILIAGDNFGCGSSREHAAWALADMGVRAVIAPSFSDIFSGNAFKNGIVPVVLPQEAVDRLVEVAKDQPVTVDLETMTVTTPYQDRFAFDLDPFRRQCLMEGLDEIGLTMARDTAISKFEGAVDQHRPWIASRSGYAGIAVDGVGRT from the coding sequence ATGCAGCCCGTCACGACCGTTACCGGCACCGCTTATCCCTGGGGTGCCAAGAACATCGACACCGACATCATCATCCCGGCGCATTGGCTCAAGACCATCACACGCTCGGGGCTGGCGCGCGGCGCGTTCGAGACGGTGCGCGCGCAGCCGGGCAACGTCTTCGACGATCCGCGCTATGCCGGTGCGCCGATCCTGATCGCCGGCGACAATTTCGGTTGCGGGTCGAGTCGCGAACATGCCGCCTGGGCGCTCGCCGACATGGGGGTGCGCGCGGTGATCGCACCGAGCTTTTCCGACATCTTCTCGGGCAATGCGTTCAAGAACGGCATCGTGCCGGTGGTGCTGCCGCAGGAGGCGGTGGATCGTCTCGTCGAGGTGGCGAAGGACCAGCCGGTCACCGTCGATCTCGAGACGATGACAGTGACGACGCCCTATCAGGACCGCTTCGCCTTCGACCTCGATCCGTTCCGCCGGCAATGCCTGATGGAGGGGCTGGACGAGATCGGCCTGACGATGGCAAGGGATACCGCGATTTCGAAATTCGAGGGCGCGGTGGATCAACATCGCCCCTGGATCGCGAGCAGGAGCGGTTATGCGGGCATTGCTGTCGACGGCGTCGGGCGGACCTGA
- a CDS encoding DUF1476 domain-containing protein yields the protein MSMFDDRERAHEAAFAREEEMAFRITARRNRLLGQWAAAQMGLTPEETDSYAKAVVQADFEESGEEDVVRKLLGDLTAAGVETDDAAVRRALAEKMIEARRQLIQAEQG from the coding sequence ATGTCCATGTTCGACGACCGTGAGCGCGCCCATGAGGCGGCGTTCGCGCGTGAGGAGGAGATGGCGTTTCGCATCACCGCGCGCCGCAATCGCCTGCTCGGCCAATGGGCCGCGGCGCAGATGGGGCTGACCCCCGAAGAGACCGATTCCTATGCCAAGGCGGTGGTCCAGGCGGACTTCGAGGAATCGGGCGAGGAGGACGTCGTGCGCAAGCTGTTGGGCGACCTGACCGCCGCCGGTGTCGAGACCGACGATGCCGCGGTACGCCGCGCGCTCGCCGAGAAGATGATCGAGGCGCGGCGGCAGCTGATCCAGGCGGAGCAGGGCTGA
- a CDS encoding BolA family protein, whose protein sequence is MPMAADDIAALIRAAIPDAEVEITDLAGDGDHYAARVVSASFAGLPLRKQHQAVYAALGQRMGGELHALQLKTAAA, encoded by the coding sequence ATGCCGATGGCCGCCGACGACATCGCCGCGCTGATCCGCGCCGCCATCCCCGACGCCGAGGTCGAGATTACCGACCTCGCCGGCGACGGCGATCATTATGCCGCCCGCGTCGTATCGGCGAGCTTCGCCGGTCTGCCGCTCCGCAAGCAACACCAAGCCGTATATGCGGCGCTCGGCCAGCGCATGGGCGGCGAACTCCACGCCCTGCAGCTCAAGACCGCCGCCGCCTGA
- a CDS encoding M56 family metallopeptidase — protein sequence MIGWLVEALIASTLLMALVMLVRAPVRNAFGPQVAYALWALPLLRLLLPPLPAAWQEVAATPISRASDTLTILVADGAANDTVAPVAVAAPAIGWIVGLLWAAGALGFLVWHLTSHRRHCRRLLGTAASIEEVRGVHIIASEAAAGPLAFGVMRRYVAFPLDFADRYDADERELALEHEIGHHQRGDLIANWIALGVLALHWFNPVAWRAFRAFRADQELANDARVLAGRSTIDRHAYACAIVKAAHGGAVSAACHLHTIDDLKGRLRMLSTSPRSRRRLALGGALVSTVVLGGLGVTASGTSAAAAISHRVGNTMGIDLQATSAALDMPEMPETPETPEMPAMPAMPAMADAAKPAPSVRRIVVKRTATDSSTHSTTENGHPDARELQAMVDRSMRTVPEVSERNCSLGRDGEAQQFVVQGRKGGKRTMVICTNRIRVATAASAAATVNAAEIRRNAMASALASVEASRASIAANQLIPASGRKEALAEMDSALAELRAEMASPDKD from the coding sequence GTGATCGGCTGGCTGGTCGAGGCGCTGATCGCCTCCACGCTCCTGATGGCGCTGGTCATGCTGGTGCGCGCGCCGGTGCGCAACGCCTTCGGGCCGCAGGTCGCTTATGCCCTGTGGGCGCTGCCGTTGCTGCGCCTGCTGCTGCCACCGCTGCCCGCGGCGTGGCAGGAGGTGGCGGCGACGCCGATCAGCCGCGCCAGCGACACGCTCACCATCCTGGTCGCCGATGGCGCGGCGAACGATACGGTGGCGCCGGTGGCGGTCGCCGCGCCGGCGATCGGCTGGATCGTCGGCCTGTTGTGGGCGGCTGGCGCGCTCGGCTTCCTCGTCTGGCACCTGACCAGCCATCGGCGCCACTGCCGCCGCCTGCTCGGCACCGCGGCGAGCATCGAGGAGGTGCGCGGCGTGCACATCATCGCCAGCGAGGCGGCGGCCGGGCCGCTCGCCTTCGGCGTGATGCGCCGCTACGTCGCCTTTCCACTCGATTTCGCCGACCGCTACGACGCCGACGAGCGGGAGCTGGCGCTGGAGCATGAGATCGGCCACCACCAGCGCGGCGACCTGATCGCCAATTGGATCGCGCTCGGCGTGCTGGCGCTGCACTGGTTCAATCCGGTCGCCTGGCGTGCGTTTCGCGCCTTCCGCGCCGATCAGGAACTCGCCAACGATGCTCGCGTCCTCGCCGGCCGATCGACGATCGACCGCCACGCTTATGCCTGCGCCATCGTCAAGGCGGCGCATGGCGGCGCGGTCTCTGCGGCCTGTCATCTGCACACCATCGACGATCTGAAAGGGAGACTCCGCATGCTGTCCACCTCGCCGCGTTCGCGCCGCCGCCTCGCTCTGGGTGGTGCGCTGGTCTCGACTGTCGTGCTCGGCGGGCTCGGCGTGACCGCCTCGGGCACCAGCGCCGCCGCGGCGATCAGCCATCGGGTCGGCAACACGATGGGGATCGACCTGCAGGCGACGTCGGCCGCCCTCGACATGCCCGAGATGCCGGAAACGCCGGAAACGCCGGAGATGCCGGCAATGCCGGCCATGCCGGCGATGGCGGATGCCGCGAAGCCGGCTCCGAGCGTCCGCCGCATCGTCGTCAAGCGGACCGCCACGGACAGCAGCACCCATAGCACGACGGAGAACGGGCACCCCGACGCTCGCGAGCTCCAGGCGATGGTCGACCGGTCGATGCGGACCGTGCCCGAGGTCAGCGAGCGCAATTGCAGCCTCGGCCGGGATGGCGAGGCGCAGCAATTCGTCGTGCAGGGCCGGAAGGGCGGGAAGCGGACGATGGTGATCTGCACCAACCGTATCCGCGTCGCGACTGCCGCCAGCGCTGCCGCCACGGTCAATGCCGCCGAAATCCGCCGCAACGCGATGGCGAGCGCGCTGGCGAGTGTCGAGGCCTCGCGGGCCAGCATCGCCGCCAACCAGCTCATCCCCGCCAGCGGGCGCAAGGAGGCGCTGGCCGAGATGGATTCGGCACTGGCGGAATTGCGCGCGGAGATGGCTTCGCCGGACAAGGATTGA
- a CDS encoding NADPH:quinone oxidoreductase family protein, producing MRALLSTASGGPDTLELTELPDPAPAKGQVRIAVKACAINYPDVLIIEDKYQFKPPRPFAPGGEIAGVIDALGEGVSDWQVGDRVMGVIGHGGLATSIVTEPQRLYRLPVERDFAEGAALILTYATTIHALLDRGRLQAGQSLLVLGAAGGVGLAAIELGKAYGARVVAAVSSDEKAAAATAAGADETIVYGRAPFDKEASKALAERFKAAGGRGGFDVIYDPVGGDYAEPALRAIGWEGRYLVVGFPAGIPKLPLNLTLLKSCDVCGVFWGAFAARDPQANAAHVARLFELWRDGKIAPKVTETFPLERGGDAIAKMAARGAIGKLVVAVG from the coding sequence ATGCGGGCATTGCTGTCGACGGCGTCGGGCGGACCTGACACTCTAGAACTCACCGAGCTGCCCGATCCGGCACCGGCCAAGGGCCAGGTGCGGATCGCGGTCAAGGCCTGCGCGATCAACTATCCCGACGTCCTGATCATTGAGGACAAATATCAGTTCAAGCCGCCGCGCCCGTTCGCGCCGGGCGGCGAGATCGCCGGCGTGATCGACGCGCTCGGCGAGGGCGTCAGCGACTGGCAGGTCGGCGACCGCGTGATGGGGGTGATCGGCCATGGCGGCCTCGCCACCAGCATCGTCACCGAGCCGCAGCGGCTCTATCGCCTGCCCGTGGAGCGCGACTTCGCCGAGGGCGCGGCGCTGATCCTCACCTATGCGACGACGATCCATGCCTTGCTCGACCGCGGGCGGTTGCAGGCGGGCCAGTCGCTGCTGGTGCTCGGCGCGGCCGGTGGCGTCGGGCTGGCGGCGATCGAACTCGGCAAGGCCTATGGCGCGCGCGTCGTCGCGGCGGTGTCGTCGGATGAGAAAGCGGCGGCGGCGACCGCCGCGGGCGCGGACGAGACGATCGTCTACGGTCGCGCGCCGTTCGACAAGGAGGCGTCGAAGGCGCTCGCCGAACGGTTCAAGGCGGCCGGCGGGCGCGGCGGGTTCGATGTGATCTACGATCCGGTCGGCGGCGATTATGCCGAGCCGGCGCTGCGCGCGATCGGCTGGGAAGGGCGCTATCTCGTCGTCGGCTTTCCGGCCGGCATCCCGAAGCTGCCGCTCAATCTGACGCTGCTCAAGAGCTGCGATGTCTGCGGCGTGTTCTGGGGCGCTTTCGCGGCACGCGATCCACAGGCCAATGCGGCGCATGTCGCGCGGCTGTTCGAATTGTGGCGCGACGGGAAGATCGCGCCGAAGGTGACCGAGACCTTTCCGCTGGAGCGCGGCGGCGACGCGATCGCGAAGATGGCGGCGCGCGGCGCGATCGGGAAGCTGGTGGTCGCGGTCGGCTGA
- a CDS encoding BlaI/MecI/CopY family transcriptional regulator, with the protein MVERISDAEHAVMEVLWDEAPLTAQDVAERVDPARGWSANTVKTLLGRLLAKTAIAHEEDGRRYLYRPLVARGDYVSGESKRLIDRLFGGKLTPLVAHLAERDELTATDIAEIEALLKDLKQ; encoded by the coding sequence GTGGTCGAACGAATCAGCGATGCCGAACATGCGGTCATGGAGGTGCTGTGGGACGAGGCGCCGCTTACCGCGCAGGACGTGGCCGAACGCGTCGATCCCGCCCGCGGGTGGAGCGCCAACACCGTCAAGACGCTGCTTGGCCGGCTGCTCGCCAAGACCGCGATCGCGCATGAGGAGGACGGCCGCCGCTATCTCTATCGCCCGCTCGTCGCGCGTGGCGATTATGTGTCGGGCGAATCGAAGCGGCTGATCGACCGCCTGTTCGGCGGTAAATTGACGCCGCTGGTCGCGCATCTCGCCGAGCGCGACGAACTCACCGCGACCGACATCGCCGAGATCGAGGCGCTGTTGAAGGACCTCAAGCAGTGA
- the grxD gene encoding Grx4 family monothiol glutaredoxin, whose product MTDDTNARIDAVVKNNAVVLFMKGSPLFPQCGFSSRAVAILDHLNVDYESVDVLQDQGIRQGIKAYSDWPTIPQLYVGGEFVGGSDIMMEMYESGELATLLKGDTAAA is encoded by the coding sequence ATGACTGACGACACCAACGCCCGCATCGACGCCGTCGTGAAGAACAATGCCGTGGTATTGTTCATGAAAGGCAGTCCGCTGTTCCCGCAATGCGGCTTCTCCAGCCGCGCGGTCGCGATCCTCGACCATCTCAACGTCGACTATGAGAGCGTCGACGTGCTGCAGGACCAGGGCATCCGCCAGGGCATCAAGGCCTATTCGGACTGGCCGACGATCCCGCAGCTTTACGTCGGCGGCGAATTCGTCGGCGGATCGGACATCATGATGGAGATGTATGAGAGCGGCGAACTGGCGACGCTGTTGAAGGGCGATACGGCCGCAGCCTGA
- a CDS encoding MBL fold metallo-hydrolase — translation MAEHPTGIPIQLEPLVTRVLAPNPSPYTYGGTQTHVVGGRDLAVIDPGPDDAAHVETLLRVIAGRPVRAIVITHHHRDHSPASRPLAAATGAPIVGAAPVHVASETPGLDAAFDAAYAPDRVLDEGESVAGDGWTLTALATPGHTSNHLAFALPETKALFSGDHVMGWATSVISPPDGDMGQYMASLDKLLGRDDRIYYPGHGEAVDQPQRLVRGMLGHRKQREGQILRLVREAPLALEEMTRRMYVGLDPRLIPAAQRSVLAHLYDLQRRQRVSEEGDVWRSSE, via the coding sequence ATGGCCGAGCATCCGACCGGTATCCCGATCCAGCTCGAGCCGCTCGTCACCCGTGTGCTCGCGCCCAATCCGTCGCCGTATACCTATGGCGGTACGCAGACGCATGTCGTCGGCGGCCGCGACCTTGCGGTGATCGATCCGGGTCCCGACGACGCCGCGCACGTCGAGACGCTGCTGCGGGTGATCGCCGGGCGGCCGGTCCGTGCGATCGTCATCACCCATCATCATCGCGACCACAGTCCCGCCAGCCGGCCGCTCGCCGCCGCGACCGGCGCGCCGATCGTCGGTGCCGCGCCGGTGCATGTCGCCAGCGAGACGCCCGGACTGGATGCGGCGTTCGACGCGGCCTATGCGCCCGATCGCGTGCTGGACGAGGGCGAGAGCGTCGCCGGCGACGGCTGGACGCTGACCGCGCTGGCGACGCCGGGCCATACGTCGAACCATCTCGCCTTCGCGCTGCCCGAGACGAAGGCGCTGTTCTCCGGCGATCACGTAATGGGCTGGGCGACGAGCGTGATCTCGCCGCCCGACGGCGACATGGGGCAGTATATGGCGAGCCTCGACAAGCTGCTCGGCCGCGACGATCGTATCTATTATCCCGGCCATGGCGAGGCGGTGGACCAGCCGCAGCGGCTGGTGCGCGGCATGCTGGGGCATCGCAAGCAGCGCGAGGGGCAGATCCTGCGGCTGGTGCGCGAGGCGCCGCTGGCGCTGGAGGAGATGACGCGGCGGATGTACGTCGGGCTCGACCCGCGTTTGATCCCGGCGGCGCAACGATCGGTGCTCGCGCACCTCTATGATCTGCAAAGACGGCAACGGGTGAGCGAGGAGGGTGACGTATGGCGGAGCAGCGAATGA
- a CDS encoding ABC transporter substrate-binding protein — MLLGIGASALAGCDQRPDSGPVIVSAIGAPPRPADPARTRLDTPSRLLLDATAEGLVRFDGSGQIEPGLAERWIVIDQGMSYIFRLREAQWSDGSRVDADQVVAQLRHQLARGSRNPLLPFLTAVDEIVTMTPQVIEVRLLRPRPDLLKLFAQPELALWRSGTVGGAGPMRIVRGTRSPLLRPAFDPGRADPDDQRRTRPEQDVRLIGERAARAIVRFAARDSDYVAGGTFLDWPLIGLASIAPANVRLDPAAGLFGFAILKRDGFLADAGNRAALSGAIDRAAVTAAVMPNWEPAERLLPDMLDSTAPPALPGWSLLTPEQRVAAAQTRVADYGAPVVLRIALPRGPGATLVYAQVAASLLTVGITPQRVGPDDDAELRLVDQVAPYDSARWYLANACVVCGEAAQGALVAAREAPTLAERSRLIAVADAALATDTPFIPIARPLRWSLVAMRLRQWRPNARAWHPLNRLRDDTN, encoded by the coding sequence TTGCTGCTCGGGATCGGAGCGTCCGCGCTGGCCGGCTGCGATCAGCGCCCCGATTCGGGGCCGGTGATCGTCAGCGCGATCGGGGCACCGCCACGCCCCGCCGATCCCGCCCGGACCCGGCTCGACACGCCGTCGCGGCTGCTGCTCGATGCCACGGCCGAGGGGCTGGTGCGGTTCGACGGCAGCGGCCAGATCGAACCCGGGCTCGCCGAACGCTGGATCGTGATCGATCAGGGGATGAGCTACATCTTCCGGCTGCGCGAGGCGCAGTGGAGCGACGGCAGCAGGGTCGATGCCGATCAGGTCGTCGCGCAATTGCGCCACCAGCTCGCCCGGGGATCGCGCAACCCGCTCCTGCCCTTCCTGACGGCGGTCGACGAGATCGTAACGATGACGCCGCAGGTCATCGAGGTGCGGCTGTTGCGCCCGCGACCCGACCTGCTCAAGCTGTTCGCCCAGCCTGAACTGGCGCTGTGGCGCAGCGGCACCGTCGGCGGCGCCGGACCGATGCGCATCGTCCGCGGCACGCGCAGCCCCTTGCTTCGCCCCGCCTTCGATCCCGGCCGCGCCGATCCCGACGATCAGCGCCGGACGCGCCCCGAACAGGACGTCCGCCTGATCGGCGAGCGCGCCGCCCGCGCCATCGTCCGCTTCGCGGCGCGCGACTCCGATTATGTCGCCGGCGGCACCTTCCTCGACTGGCCGCTGATCGGCCTGGCGTCGATCGCCCCCGCCAACGTCCGTCTCGATCCCGCCGCCGGGCTGTTCGGCTTCGCGATCCTCAAGCGCGACGGCTTCCTCGCGGACGCCGGCAACCGCGCCGCACTCAGCGGCGCGATCGACCGCGCCGCGGTCACCGCCGCGGTGATGCCCAATTGGGAACCCGCCGAACGCCTCCTGCCCGACATGCTCGATTCGACCGCGCCGCCGGCGCTGCCCGGCTGGTCGCTGCTCACCCCCGAACAGCGCGTCGCCGCCGCGCAGACGCGCGTCGCCGACTATGGCGCGCCGGTCGTGCTGCGCATCGCGCTGCCGCGCGGGCCGGGTGCGACGCTGGTCTATGCGCAGGTCGCCGCGTCGCTGCTCACCGTCGGCATCACGCCGCAGCGCGTCGGCCCCGACGACGATGCCGAACTGCGGCTGGTCGATCAGGTCGCGCCCTATGACAGCGCCCGCTGGTATCTCGCCAATGCCTGCGTCGTCTGTGGCGAGGCCGCACAGGGCGCGCTGGTCGCCGCCCGCGAGGCACCGACGCTCGCCGAACGCTCGCGGCTGATCGCGGTCGCCGATGCCGCGCTGGCGACGGATACGCCGTTCATTCCGATCGCGCGGCCGCTGCGCTGGTCGCTGGTCGCGATGCGGCTGCGCCAATGGCGCCCCAACGCCCGCGCCTGGCACCCGTTGAACCGGCTGCGCGACGACACCAATTAG
- a CDS encoding DUF4112 domain-containing protein, translated as MTTTRPRPLDARPLLDSLPVGRDAASVRIRLEAMERVMEGLFTIPGTNRKLGLDVILDLVPVVGTTIAALIGSWLVWEARNLGMSKLQMARMFGNVGIDWALGIIPFVGAVPDFFFRSNTRNLRIIRRHLDKHHPATATIIG; from the coding sequence ATGACCACCACCCGCCCTCGCCCGCTGGACGCGCGTCCGCTGCTCGACTCCTTGCCGGTCGGCCGTGACGCAGCCTCGGTCCGCATCCGGCTCGAAGCGATGGAGCGGGTGATGGAAGGGCTGTTCACCATCCCCGGCACCAACCGCAAGCTCGGGCTCGACGTGATCCTCGATCTCGTCCCGGTCGTCGGCACCACGATCGCCGCGCTGATCGGATCGTGGCTGGTATGGGAAGCCCGCAATCTCGGCATGTCGAAGCTGCAGATGGCGCGGATGTTCGGCAACGTCGGGATCGACTGGGCGCTGGGCATCATCCCCTTCGTCGGCGCGGTCCCAGATTTCTTCTTCCGGTCGAACACCCGCAACCTGCGGATCATCCGCCGCCACCTCGACAAGCATCATCCGGCGACGGCGACGATCATCGGCTGA
- the nadA gene encoding quinolinate synthase NadA: protein MELTNSFAGLDLRAEIERLRKERNAVILAHYYQKPELQDLADFVGDSLDLSRKAQATDADVIAFCGVRFMAETAKILSPDKIVVLPDMDAGCSLEDSCPPDQFAAFRAAHPDHIALTYINCSTEVKALSDVIVTSSSAETILAQLPRDQKIIFGPDRNLGGYLQRKTGRELLLWPGVCIVHEAFSETELMKLKAQNPGAPVAAHPECPAVILDHADYVGSTRGILEFANAMPGETLIVATEPHIIHQMEKAMPLKNFIGAPGADGNCNCNICPYMALNTMEKLYVALRDLTPRIEIEEGLRVKAKKSLDAMLSMASATVGQGDLGPTPFRVVPVTGD, encoded by the coding sequence ATGGAACTGACCAACAGCTTCGCCGGACTCGACCTGCGCGCCGAGATCGAGCGCCTCCGCAAGGAGCGCAACGCGGTGATCCTCGCGCATTATTATCAGAAGCCGGAGTTGCAGGACCTCGCCGATTTCGTCGGCGACAGCCTCGACCTCAGCCGCAAGGCGCAGGCGACCGATGCCGACGTGATCGCCTTTTGCGGGGTGCGCTTCATGGCGGAGACCGCGAAGATCCTCAGCCCCGACAAGATCGTCGTGCTGCCCGACATGGATGCCGGTTGCAGCCTGGAGGACAGTTGCCCGCCCGACCAGTTCGCTGCGTTCCGCGCCGCGCATCCCGATCATATCGCGCTGACCTACATCAATTGCTCGACCGAGGTGAAGGCGCTGAGCGACGTCATCGTCACCTCGTCGTCGGCGGAGACGATCCTGGCGCAATTGCCGCGCGACCAGAAGATCATCTTCGGCCCCGACCGCAATCTCGGCGGCTATCTCCAGCGCAAGACCGGGCGCGAGCTGCTGCTGTGGCCGGGCGTGTGCATCGTCCACGAGGCGTTCAGCGAAACCGAGCTGATGAAGTTGAAGGCGCAGAACCCCGGTGCGCCGGTCGCCGCGCATCCCGAATGTCCGGCGGTGATCCTCGACCATGCCGATTACGTCGGATCGACGCGCGGCATCCTCGAATTCGCCAATGCCATGCCCGGCGAGACGCTGATCGTCGCGACCGAGCCGCACATCATCCACCAGATGGAGAAGGCGATGCCGCTGAAGAATTTCATCGGCGCGCCGGGGGCGGACGGCAACTGCAACTGCAACATCTGCCCGTATATGGCGCTCAACACGATGGAGAAGCTCTACGTCGCGCTGCGCGACCTGACGCCGCGCATCGAGATCGAGGAGGGCCTGCGCGTCAAGGCGAAGAAGAGCCTCGACGCGATGCTGTCGATGGCCTCGGCGACGGTCGGGCAGGGCGATCTCGGCCCGACGCCGTTCCGCGTGGTGCCGGTCACCGGCGACTGA
- the nadC gene encoding carboxylating nicotinate-nucleotide diphosphorylase, whose protein sequence is MTRFTLDGFDLDGFVAATLAEDLGDGGDITSAAVIPAEARFTGVMDTRDAIVVAGLGIAEAFFRALDPAVRITRLVEDGARVAAHSELMRLEGSARALLTAERSALNTVQHLSGIATLTRAYVDAIADTGAVLLDTRKTIPGLRRLEKYATRTGGAQNHRLGLWDAAMIKDNHIAVAGGIAPAVQRAVAAGIARIIVEVDRLDQIAPALDAGATHLLLDNMPPALLREAVASVGGRVPTEASGGVRLDTVRAIAENGVTYVSVGRLTQSAPAADIGLDFTVI, encoded by the coding sequence ATGACGCGCTTTACTCTAGACGGATTCGACCTCGACGGCTTCGTCGCCGCGACTTTGGCGGAAGATCTGGGCGACGGCGGCGACATCACCTCGGCGGCGGTGATTCCGGCGGAGGCGCGCTTCACCGGAGTGATGGACACGCGCGACGCGATCGTCGTCGCCGGACTCGGCATCGCGGAAGCGTTTTTCCGTGCACTCGACCCGGCGGTGCGGATCACCCGGCTGGTCGAGGATGGCGCCCGGGTGGCGGCGCACAGCGAGCTGATGCGGCTGGAGGGATCGGCGCGGGCGCTGCTCACCGCCGAGCGTTCGGCGCTCAACACGGTGCAGCATCTCTCGGGGATTGCGACGCTGACCCGCGCCTATGTCGATGCGATCGCGGATACCGGCGCGGTGCTGCTCGACACGCGCAAGACGATCCCTGGTCTGCGCCGGCTGGAGAAATATGCGACACGTACCGGCGGTGCGCAGAACCACCGGCTCGGCCTGTGGGATGCGGCGATGATCAAGGACAATCACATCGCGGTCGCCGGCGGCATCGCGCCGGCGGTGCAGCGGGCGGTCGCGGCGGGGATCGCGCGGATCATCGTCGAGGTCGACCGGCTCGACCAGATCGCGCCCGCGCTGGACGCGGGGGCGACGCATCTGCTGCTCGACAACATGCCGCCGGCGCTGCTGCGCGAGGCGGTGGCCTCGGTCGGCGGGCGCGTGCCGACCGAGGCCTCGGGCGGGGTGCGGCTCGACACGGTGCGGGCGATCGCGGAGAACGGCGTCACCTACGTCTCGGTCGGGCGGCTGACCCAATCGGCGCCCGCGGCGGATATCGGCCTCGATTTCACGGTGATATGA
- a CDS encoding ribonuclease T2 family protein, with translation MVMARFALVALLAATPAAVQAQAYQCAAPTSIERPHPDLPSDSQPRRLLPIGGYTLAITWAPQYCRDHDRDGGARFQCAAGNRFGFTLHGLWPDGIGKDWPQYCQATPLLPRAVIQKHICSTPSAQLMQHEWSKHGTCMAGYKPDRYFATSTRLYGRLRYPDMDALSRGPLTAGGLAAAVSRSNPGLGPDMMRVTATKQGWLDEIWICLDKAFRYQRCPAHQGGLSADATVKIWRGGR, from the coding sequence ATGGTGATGGCGCGGTTCGCGCTCGTCGCGCTGCTCGCGGCGACCCCTGCCGCGGTGCAGGCGCAGGCCTATCAATGCGCCGCCCCGACGAGCATCGAACGGCCGCACCCGGACCTGCCGAGCGACAGCCAGCCGCGGCGATTGCTGCCGATCGGCGGCTATACGCTGGCGATCACCTGGGCGCCGCAATATTGCCGCGATCACGACCGCGACGGCGGCGCGCGCTTCCAGTGCGCGGCGGGCAACCGCTTCGGCTTCACGCTGCACGGGCTGTGGCCCGACGGCATCGGCAAGGACTGGCCGCAATATTGCCAGGCGACCCCCTTGCTGCCGCGTGCGGTGATCCAGAAGCATATCTGCAGCACGCCGTCGGCGCAGCTGATGCAGCACGAATGGTCGAAGCACGGCACCTGCATGGCCGGCTACAAGCCCGACCGCTATTTCGCCACCTCGACCCGCCTGTACGGCAGGCTGCGCTATCCCGACATGGATGCCTTGTCGCGCGGGCCGCTGACCGCCGGCGGGCTGGCGGCGGCGGTGTCGCGCAGCAATCCGGGGCTCGGGCCGGACATGATGCGGGTGACGGCGACCAAACAGGGCTGGCTCGACGAAATCTGGATCTGCCTCGACAAGGCGTTCCGGTATCAACGCTGTCCAGCGCACCAGGGCGGCCTGTCCGCCGATGCGACGGTGAAGATCTGGCGCGGCGGCCGCTGA
- a CDS encoding DUF4230 domain-containing protein produces MSDPMPDAPATPAVRSSTGSFLGKAAGIIVLLALAVLIGLWGVQRYVERRLSPDPTTVASASLQGLREQNRLSAFAARFVAVSTSRQSQLGLSTEKTLIMPGLVRYEVDLGKLTQRDVAWDPDSRTLSVRLPPIELDGPQVDLTAIREYGSGGILSRLTDADTALDTANRRAGQAELVRQARDATPMKLARDATRRAVENSFVMPLRAAGIDASVKVSFADDPTAATERWDASRSLAEVLGNSR; encoded by the coding sequence ATGAGCGATCCGATGCCCGACGCCCCCGCGACGCCGGCGGTCCGGTCGTCGACCGGTTCGTTCCTCGGCAAGGCGGCGGGGATCATCGTGCTGCTCGCGCTTGCCGTGCTGATCGGCCTGTGGGGCGTGCAGCGCTACGTCGAGCGCCGGCTGTCGCCCGATCCGACCACCGTCGCCAGCGCGAGCCTGCAAGGGCTGCGCGAACAGAACCGCCTGTCCGCCTTCGCCGCGCGCTTCGTCGCGGTGAGCACGTCGCGCCAGTCGCAGCTCGGCCTGTCGACCGAGAAGACGCTGATCATGCCCGGCCTGGTCCGCTACGAGGTCGATCTCGGCAAGCTGACCCAGCGCGACGTCGCCTGGGATCCCGACAGCCGGACGCTGTCGGTGCGGTTGCCGCCGATCGAACTCGACGGGCCGCAGGTCGATCTTACCGCGATCCGCGAATATGGCAGCGGCGGCATCCTATCGCGGCTGACCGACGCCGACACCGCGCTGGACACCGCGAATCGCCGCGCCGGACAGGCGGAGCTGGTGCGGCAGGCGCGCGATGCGACGCCGATGAAGCTGGCGCGCGACGCGACCCGGCGCGCGGTGGAGAACAGCTTCGTCATGCCGCTGCGCGCCGCCGGGATCGACGCCAGCGTCAAGGTGAGTTTCGCCGACGATCCCACGGCGGCGACCGAGCGGTGGGACGCGAGCCGGTCGCTGGCGGAAGTGCTTGGCAATTCTCGATGA